In a single window of the Necator americanus strain Aroian chromosome X, whole genome shotgun sequence genome:
- a CDS encoding hypothetical protein (NECATOR_CHRX.G26350.T2) produces MREVYRYDYKLENSFEILVVGADCAACNQPLHSGQVLLALGLSWHVYCFKCSECGAVLHGEYMSHDGKPLCLRDYNEKHGVKCYECHKFIAGKVLQAGGYKFHPTCARCSRCGLHFGDGEEMYMQGDEIWHPSCEHSRTTENIAPSAKSTTLSSRNEPKYQSAFGQHLTYMYLLPEAEQTYLRHPITNPKEPNAPQFHVPQGPIKIRKSRLSMLKTGMQRLTEDLEKNVPRPKSPHMDNEEPIEMAHYPAGHAPDPDKLPAIERDDFPAPPYPYAVEELKRRLSTSSIENEISDDELSESERIDEDKLKKTVEQLEKFDDSSIAHVIKQNIEESHKKQRLPLHWDPRNASRTPSAKKMPHLRFRYDVPINASPSRHLNRPRPWVAWQGGERSQGNTLPCFHVPESRGSTIRAATLPTGYNYGTLSMENLDTTISSNFSDHSLAGTLGGTGMRTVGEMRSTLRSSLPDMSKPAKIYDLADLQTTNKKLPEDADRQHLERHLAREEFERLFGMSPIEFYKLPEWKRINLKRKHKLF; encoded by the exons ATGAGAGAAGTCTACAGATACGACTACAAACTCGagaattcatttgaaattctTGTAGTTGGAG CAGACTGTGCAGCATGTAACCAACCTCTTCATTCTGGTCAAGTTCTTCTTGCTCTTGGATTATCATGGCACGTGTATTGTTTTAAATGCAG CGAATGTGGTGCAGTGCTGCATGGCGAGTATATGTCGCACGATGGTAAGCCACTGTGCTTGCGGGACTACAATGAAAAACACGGCGTGAAATGTTACGAATGTCACAAATTTATTGCTGGAAAGGTTCTGCAG GCTGGTGGGTACAAGTTTCATCCAACTTGTGCACGCTGTTCCCGATGTGGATTGCATTTCGGCGATGGGGAAGAAATGTACATGCAAGGGGATGAAATATGGCATCCATCCTGCGAACACTCGCGAACTACTGAGAATATCGCA CCATCAGCCAAGAGCACGACATTGTCATCTCGAAACGAGCCAAAGTACCAATCTGCTTTTGGTCAGCATCTCACCTATATGTATCTCTTACCAGAAGCGGAGCAAACTTATTTGCGTCATCCAATCACGAATCCTAAGGAGCCAAATGCTCCACAGTTCCATGTACCCCAAG GTCCTATTAAGATTCGAAAATCTCGCCTGTCCATGCTTAAAACGGGAATGCAGCGTCTCA CGGAGGATCTCGAAAAGAATGTTCCGCGACCAAAATCTCCTCATATGGATAATGAGGAACCTATTGAAATGGCACATTATCCTGCGGGACATGCACCTGATCCAGACAAG CTTCCAGCGATTGAACGAGACGATTTCCCTGCACCGCCGTATCCCTACGCTGTCGAGG aaCTGAAACGACGCTTATCAACATCTTCAATCGAAAATGAGATTTCTGACGATGAGCTGTCTGAAAGTGAGAGAATAGATGAAGATAAACTGAAGAAG aCTGTGGAACAGCTAGAGAAATTTGATGACTCGTCCATCGCTCATGTAATTAAGCAAAACATAGAGGAGAGCCACAAGAAACAAAG GTTGCCTCTTCACTGGGATCCTCGTAATGCTAGTCGTACTCCATCAGCAAAAAAGATGCCACATCTCCGTTTCCGCTACGACGTTCCTATCAATGCAT CTCCATCGCGTCATCTTAACCGTCCACGACCATGGGTTGCTTGGCAAGGAGGGGAACGATCACAAGGCAATACACTGCCGTGTTTCCATGTTCCAGAAAGCAGAG GGAGTACTATTCGAGCTGCTACATTACCAACTGGCTATAATTATGGAACTTTATCGATGGAAAATCTCGATACAACGATTAGCAGTAATTTCTCGGATC ACTCTCTTGCTGGTACTCTTGGTGGCACTGGTATGCGGACTGTTGGTGAGATGCGCTCCACTCTCCGTTCCTCACTTCCTGACATGAGTAAACCTGCAAAAATTTATGATCTTGCTGATCTGCAAACCACAAATAAAAAGTTACCGGAGGATGCAGACAG ACAACATTTGGAACGTCATCTGGCTCGCGAAGAGTTTGAAAGGCTATTCGGAATGAGCCCTATCGAATTCTACAAATTGCCCGAATGGAAGCGTATCAACTTGAAGAGAAAGCATAAACTATTCTAG